A genomic stretch from Gopherus flavomarginatus isolate rGopFla2 chromosome 3, rGopFla2.mat.asm, whole genome shotgun sequence includes:
- the HS3ST1 gene encoding heparan sulfate glucosamine 3-O-sulfotransferase 1, translating to MAALLLGALLLMVQPHIVPSRPAVISKTEATSQSVQKELLKKTVLKNDFKGNIHFNGSCQQLPQTIIIGVRKGGTRALLEMLSLHPDIAAAESEVHFFDWEDHYGNGLQWYMNQMPFSYPHQITVEKTPAYFTSPKVPERVYNMNQSMRLLLILRDPSERVLSDYTQVFYNHVQKHKPYPSIEEFLIKDGELNVDYKAINRSLYYFHMQNWLKYFPLERIHIVDGDKLIKDPFPEIETVERFLRLSPQINASNFYFNKTKGFYCLRDSGRERCLHESKGRAHPHVDSHLLDKLYEYFHEPNRKFFELVGRTFDWH from the coding sequence ATGGCAGCTCTTCTACTAGGAGCTTTGCTGCTTATGGTTCAACCTCATATAGTGCCTTCAAGACCAGCCGTAATTTCTAAGACTGAGGCCACTTCTCAATCTGTTCAGAAAGAGCTTTTAAAGAAAACAGTTCTCAAAAATGACTTCAAAGGAAACATTCATTTTAACGGATCTTGCCAGCAGCTACCACAAACTATCATTATTGGAGTAAGAAAAGGTGGAACAAGAGCCTTATTAGAGATGTTGAGTCTCCATCCAGATATTGCAGCAGCAGAAAGTGAAGTCCATTTCTTTGACTGGGAGGATCATTATGGAAATGGATTGCAGTGGTATATGAATCAAATGCCATTCTCTTATCCCCATCAGATCACAGTGGAAAAAACCCCAGCCTATTTCACTTCACCCAAAGTGCCTGAAAGAGTTTATAACATGAAccagtcaatgagactactcctTATTTTGAGAGACCCAAGTGAGAGAGTACTATCTGATTACACCCAAGTGTTCTATAATCATGTACAAAAGCACAAGCCGTATCCATCCATTGAAGAATTCCTGATTAAAGATGGTGAACTCAACGTGGACTACAAGGCAATAAACAGAAGCTTATATTACTTTCacatgcaaaactggttgaagtATTTTCCTCTTGAGCGCATTCACATTGTAGATGGGGATAAACTAATCAAAGATCCTTTCCCAGAAATAGAGACAGTAGAGAGGTTTCTAAGGTTGTCACCTCAAATAAATGCTTCAAACTTTTACTTCAATAAAACTAAAGGCTTCTATTGCCTAAGGGATAGTGGTAGGGAACGTTGTTTACATGAGTCAAAAGGAAGAGCACACCCTCATGTAGATTCTCATTTACTTGATAAACTGTATGAATATTTTCATGAACCTAATAGAAAATTCTTTGAGCTTGTTGGCAGAACATTTGACTGGCACTAA